Genomic segment of Triticum aestivum cultivar Chinese Spring chromosome 6A, IWGSC CS RefSeq v2.1, whole genome shotgun sequence:
cgcctaagcaccgctacaatacgaccgaggtggactatggtggcagggggcaccgcacacggctaaggaacgatcgcgtggatcaacttgtgtgtctatggggtgccccttgcctcagtatataaaggatggaggaggaggaggccggccaaggccattggtgcggccaggatgggagtcctactaggactccaagtcctagtaggagtccatcaagaggggaggaagggagaaggaagtggaggagtaggaaaggtggccggccccctttttcctagtccaattcggactagaggggagggggggcgcagcaggccttttctcctcttcccactaaagcccatcaaggcccaatacttctcccagcgaattcccgtaactctccggtactccgaaaaatacccgaatcactcggaacctttccgaagtccgaatatagtcgtccaatatatcgatctttacgtctcgaccatttcgagactcctcgtcatgtccccgatctcatccgggactccgaactccttcggtacatcaaaactcataaactcataatataactgtcatcgaaaccttaagcgtgcggaccctacggtccgagaacaatgtagacatgaccgagacacgtctccggtcaataaccaatagcgggacctggatgcccatattggctcctacatattctacgaagatctttatcggtcagaccgcataacaacatacgttgttccctttgtcatcggtatgttacttgcccgagattcgatcgtcggtatccaatacctagttcaatctcgttaccggcaagtctctttactcgttctgtaatacatcatctcacaactaactcattagttgcaatgcttgcaaggcttatgtgatgtgcattatcgagagggcccagagatacctctccgacaatcggagtgacaaatcctaatctcgaaatacgccaacccaacatgtacctttggagacacctgtaatgctcctttataatcacccagttacgttgtgacgtttggtagcacccaaagtgttcctccggcaaacgggagttgcataatctcatagtcataggaacatgtataagtcatgaagaaaagcaatagcaacatactaaacgatcgggtgctaagctaatggaatgggtcatgtcaatcagatcattctactaatgatgtgacctcgttaatcaaataacaactccttgttcatggttagaaaacataaccatctttgattaacgagctagtcaagtagaggcatactagtgacactctgttggtctatgtattcacacatgtattatgtttccggttaatacaattctagcatgaataataaacatttattatgatatgaggaaataaataataactttattattgcctctagggcatatttccttcattaagtgCCATGGACTTGGCAATGGCAAGTGTGTGTGTGGTGTAGATGGGATGAAACCTGCGACCATAATTTCTTTCAATGTGTAGTGGCTCACTTTCTTTGGAGTGTTGTTCACGAACCGACCATGGCGTCCTGGAATTCACCAGCTTTGCCGATTCCACTCTTTGGTTGCAGGAACTCAAGGCAACGACTGCAAATTAGCTTGGGAAGCGATTACTGCTCTTTTGCTTGGTCCTTCTAGACAATTAGGAGCAAGCCGCTCATTGAGGGGATTGAATTCAACGATCCAGCTGACATCATATACAAAAATGATTTATCTTTATAGCTATCGATGTCATTGAGGAGACATTGGGATTACCGCAGCTTGACCGGTTTCTCACCAGCATGCATACATGGGCGGCAGCCTTGCGGAGTGCGACACGTCAAGATGACATCGACTAGGCTAGCCTTGAGGATGAGATCCTTCTACGTGGGTTTTGCTACTTAGCCCCTTGTAATGTTCCAGAACAGGTGCGCTTGTATTGGGCCCAAGTGGCCTTGTCCCGAACCTTTAACCTTTACTTTCCTTGTCTATATGCGTTGCGTTGCATGTGTTTGGGTCTTGTATTCGAACCTTTACCTCAAACCTAAGGCATAATTCTAAGGTCCAGTTCTTTCGCCCGATTCTCCTAGAATTGGCCCTTTCCACAGCTTTTCTCAGAATCTCCCCACTCCTTTTCTTTCACTTTAATTTCATGATACAATGATGATGTTTACGATAGCTACGCATGGCTCTTGCTCTAACTTCCCTTGGTTCAACCCTAGCTATGTCCGCTCCTATTAAATTCCAAATTATGGTTGCAATTTCATCGAAGCTAGGTAACTCTTTGTCAGTGATTTCTTACTTAAGTAGGTATAGTCAAATGCATAAACCCTTTTCAAGAAAAGAAATTCGAGGAGTGTGGGTTAAAGGTTTGGGAGGAGGATGATTCTtggcccaaaagaactggccctaaggtCAGGCGACAAGGACGCAGTTGATAGAAGATAAACTAGGGGTTACAATGCATCACACTCGTATTCATCTACGGTGGGGTAATATATAACAGAGtacatgagagagagggagagagatacaCACGCACGTAAACAGACTAACAATCGATCTTAGATCGATTGGAAGATAGAGTGCGGCTAACAGCCTTGCATGCGCCATGCAAGGGCGGTGGATGGGTAGAGCGTACGACCAGCTCTGACCGGTAACACCAAGTCCAACAGTAGACCAAAGCATAGTCTAACAGCCCCCCGCAGTGTCAACGTGGGCTTGCCAGACGTTGAGACTGGATCGGAATTCAGCAAAGAGCGTGGTCGGCAACCctttggtgaaaatgtcagcataCTGCGAAGAAGTGGGAACATGCAGGACCCGAACCTCGCCAAGCAAAACCTTGTCACGCATAAAGTGAATGTCGATCTCGATATGCTTCGTACGACGGTGCCGCACATGGTTATCAGACATGTAGACAACAGACACATTGTCACAATAGACAACAGTGGATCTGGACACGGGCTGGTGAAGCTCCTGCAGAAGTTGCCGCAGCCATGAAGTTTCGGCAACAGCATGAGCGACGGCGCTGACTTCTCACCCTCCGGCGTCTCCCACATCGCCCTCGCCGTCCAGCAGCGCCCACCTgcccctgcctcctcctccggcgagcaaGCCCGGCCTCCTGTGCTCGAACAGGGCGGCCCCAAGCCTGGTACTCCTTCGCCAAACCAGGGGAACAACAAGCAGCGCCGCTACACCAACAACGACGGCTAACAGTAGTTGTTCTGATCCCGATTTCAagtgagctcgggtgaacagtaataTTGCTTTTTGAgaaaacaatcaaaaaattatgaCTTTTTTGTGTGTGAAACATGGACAAAAGTTTTGATAACTTGAAATTTTTCATCACCAGATGACATTCGTGGAAAATGTGGTTAATTCGTCGACAGGAACGCCTCCTCTTAGGGCTCATTCGGTTTAGAGGATTTCATAATGTAGGAATTAGAATTagtataggaattttataggatggCACTTGCCATCCTAAGGATTTGACTCGCCTCGTTCCTACGCGTaaaatgagctttgagtggatgtgtaattttctccaaaaatagaGGAAATGAATAGTATTCCTACGATATTTCTGTACACATTTCTTACAAACCGAATGCATCTATAGGAAATTTTCATCTGGAATCCTTGTTCCTATGTGTTTCCTATGAAAATCCTCCAAACCAAATAGGCCCttactgaatgcgcatcgccggaaattcagaaataaatgcgagcaccaggatttgaaccctggttgGTTCGCGATAACCTTCTTTCTTGAAAAGAAAAATTAAGACGAGAACACCTTTTTTATCGTGACCGAAGACGAGAACAACTGACACGGTGAAACTGAGCAATTACGATCGCACACAGAACATGCTTAGAATGCTTGGGCAACCCGATTTCAGGATACAATCTGAACCAGCAACACGCACTAGAGTCTCACACGATTCACAACATCAGCCATTCTCAGCCAAAGCACTGCTCCGACGGCAACGGGCCCGGGAGCGACCCCTGCTGGAAGAACTGCAGCCCGAACACGGCGGCGATGGCGACGACGGTGAGGTACGCGACGCCCTCGGCGGCGCCGAGGAGGCCGTAGGGCCCGGCCGGGAGTCCCGACCCGGTGCGCACCTTGGTGGTGAGCGACCAGCCGACGATGCCCGCCACCACGAGGTAGCTGACGCCCTCCGCCGCGCCCAGCGAGCCGCCGGGGCCCGGGGGCAGGCCGCAGCCCGTCGCCTTGAGCGTGTAGAGGGACCACGCCACCGTCGCGCACGACGCGAGCCCCGCCGCTCCGGCGGCCAGCTCCACGGTGCtgttgccgccgccgctgctctcggCCATGCACGTGACTGGCTGCCGGCGACGGAGAAGGGTGGAGCTGCCGCGGCGGGCGCGGTTGAGAGTTGTGGTCGGGGAAGCGGCCGCCGCGGTTGCTGGCATGATGGGCCTGAGGGCTAACGACGCCATAGCTGCCTCGGATTTCTGCTGGACGAGGAGAGCTGGTAGACCGGTAGAGAAGTGATTGGGTTATCCACTTTATCCTCTCCTCACATGGTAGCTTGCCTTGGCCGATGGTTTAAGACAAGCCAAGTTCTTTGGCCATTACTAGGAAATATGCGGGTTGGAACAGAAGAAAACAATCAGATTACACAGGTATATGATAAAGATAAAAAAAATGTCTGAACATATGCTAGAATGAGATAAGGATTTTTAAAATGTGATTTAACAAACTACGTCTGAATCATCTCACAATGAGATAAGGACCTTTTAGAAAGTAATTTCAAAAGCCAAAGATGTGATGGTCCAACCACGATTTCACCTAACGTCGCGATGTTTACCATGTCCAATAAAACTGTGGTATTAGAATAAATATAGATGTCCGCCGCCAAAAGAAAATAAACATAGATGTGTATTGAGGCAAGTTAGACATTTAGTCATTTTCATATAGCTTACAAGAACAAACACATAGGAAGATGTGTCAATTTTTTGGGGCTCCATGATGAACAGTACTTGGAAACTATTTTTTTAGGAAACGTGCAATgtactaaataaaatcataaaacaaCGTCTATAGATCCAAAAAAGAACTCTATGTAAGCGGGTTAATTTTGTTTGTTATTTACAGATCTGTTTGAATTTTGGAACATTTTCTTAATTTCcaaaatatgttttgaatacatgatcaAATCATGAGTACTTTTTATTTCGTGAgcattttttttgaaatcatgattttTATTATAATATGCAAAGAGTTTTTTTAAATACCAGACATATTAAAAatttccaattttttttatttttcaaataaAATGCAAAACTCGCACCTTTCTGAAATTTGTAATTTTTGTAAATCCCAAGTTAATTtaaagaaggaaaaaacagaaacgaaaataagaaaaggaaaaaacaatgAAAAAAGGGGCGTCACGTCCAAgaaaaataataatgaaaaaagGGGCGTCATGCCCcacatggtgggccggcccatgaacaaGTGTGGGGTGGAGGAGGCGCGCTTGCTGTTAAGAGAGGAAAATGATGAGGTAAAAGGGCAGAACATGGGATCGAATCCGGGTCTCCCTCGCGAGAGCTTTAGCCACTGCGGTACCTGTGTGCCTCAAAATACATCAGGGTATGACCATATAAGAACCGTTTTCGACAACGACgactttgaaaaaaaattgaatcatTTTCTTTACTTATGgatggcatggtgggtaatttaCAACAATTTTGGGGTAATTTCAATAACGGATGACCAGAAGCAggccatgctttattattagggaaatatttgtattttataaaataaaatatTCATGTGTTGCCCAAATGTTGTTCCTAGAATAGTGTGATAGAATATATACATAAATAATTTCGAAAAGAACGTTCAATGTATGAAAATTAAATAATTAAATGTTTCAAGGAAAATGTTTATGCATATACAATGAAAATAGTGTTCATgtacatatcataaataaaatgctAGGAGAAAAAAATATTCATGCATATCAAAAGAAATGTTTATATATATTTAATAAAAAAAATGTGTACTTGGGATAGAGAAATAAAAAGAGCAATgttcatgcaatttcaaaaatgaaAATAATCAATAAAAATTGAAACAACAAAGAGgttaaaagaaacaaaaataacagTTAAAGGCTACAAAAAGTAGAAATATGATACAGACAAATAAATATTGAAAAAAGAGGAATGGCAATAAAATAAGGTAAAAGAACAAAACATAGCAAAAAAAGTgaggcaaaacaaaataaaaaaatcaaaggaaaaaaaggagaaaaactaAATATGCCAGGTCCATTAAGACTAGGAGGAATGCGGAAATAAGACTTTTAGAGGGGTGGCACTGTGGCAATTCTTTGTCAAAACCTTCGGCCTCAGAACCCAAGCCCACACCTCGTCGCCCACTACTTACGCAACCGGGCTTGGGCACGCATATGCATCATTACATTCCTAGGCCCATCACTCATTGTCGTTCCCACCACAAAGCTACTCTGGAGGTTCCGGTTGTCCATAGGCCTATTCGGCTACTGGCCTAACCCCGTCTAACCCTCACCTCCCTGAGCCCCCTGGCGACTAGGGTTTAACTACTCCGGCGGCACCCTGCCGTCGTCGAGTTTTATCTACCAGCATGGGGTCCGATCCGCGTCTTCCTCCTAGCACTTTCCCTCGGGTTGATCAAGGGGACGGCTGGCCCACCCGCCCGGCCTGGGGGCTTAGCCGCCATGGATTAGAAGTTGGTGTCAGATCTCATCTGGTTTTCTGGTTCTGTTTTGACTTGGAAGCCTTTGCTACGAGTTCCAGTATGGCGGATGGTGATGAGTCGTCCAAGTCGAAGGGTGTGGAGAAGGATGCAGATAAGAATTTGGCGGGCTCCGAGACGGAGCGCCGCCAGTCATCATGAATATCATTAGCTGGAACTGTCGTGGGATTGGCAACGACGCGACGGTTCGAGAGCTTCGCACGTTAGTGCAACGGTTTGCCCCCTCCGTGCTATGTCTGCAAGAAACACAAGTAGGAGGGTTACGGGCTAGAAACCTAGCTTTTTCTTTCGGTTTTAGTAGATGTTACACTGTTGGTAGTAATGGTAGAAGTGGAGGTCTGGCTATCTACTGGAACGATGATTTATTGCTTGAATTGATTCATTACTCCCAATACCACATTGATATGATTGTGAAGAAGAATGGAGAGGAACCATGGAGACTCACCAACATCTATGGTGAAGCGACAGTTAGTGAGAGACATAAAACATGGGACCTGCTGAGATTTTTAAGAAGTGAATCTAAATTACCTTGGGTCTGCATCGGTGATTATAATGAAGTGCTATctccagaggaacactttggagtgGGAGAGAGGTGTGCGAGGCAGATGACAGGCTTTAAAGAAGCAGTGGATGTAGCTGGCCTATGTGATCTAGGGTTCGTTGGACCGATCTGGACGTTTGAAACTAAGGTACGAGGAGGTACTTTCACTAGAGTCAGGCTGGACAGGGCGCTCGCATTGCCGTCGTGGATGGCCCGCTTCCCGACAGCGACGGTGAGACACTTGACGGCCGCGCGATCAGATCACAACCCCATCATGCTACAGCTTGAAGAATGGATGGCTAGGCAGGGAAGCGCATGGACGTTCCGCTACGAACTGATGTGGGAGACGCATCCCGCTTTTCATGATTTTATGCAGCAGTCCTGGGGTTCAGTGGCACGTTCTGGTTCCATGCATGCATTGGGAGAAAAGCTCAATACAATATCACGCAAGCTACTGGGCTGGGATGGTGATGTGTTCGGCCACGTGAAGAAAGAAATCAAGAATCTACAAGGGCGCCTGGAATGTTTACAAGCTGCGCCGGATAGAATAGATCCATCGGTAGAAGAAGAGGAGATAGTTGACAAGTTAACTGAATGGTATAGCAGGGAGGAGATCATGCAGCCTCAGCGTTCGCGTATACAGTGGTTGTCGGCCGGAGATAAGAATACGAAATTTTTTCAGCAACAGGCGacacagaggcaaaaaaggaataaaaTCGAGCGTCTAGTTTTGCCTGACGGCTCTGCATGTGGGGATTTGGAACAGCTGAAGGCACATGCGGTCGATTTCTACAAGACTCTATATACTTCTGAAGGAACAACGGGGATGGATAGAGTTCTGTCTTGTGTGCCTGTCAAAGTGACAGCACCGATGAATGACCGCCTTGAGTCACCGTACACAGCCGCTGAGGTCAAGACGGCACTTTTTCAAATGTATCCGACCAAggcaccgggaccagatgggttccCGGCCCACTTCTTTCAACGTCATTGGGATGTCTGTGGTGAAGAGGTAACACATGCAGTTCTTAACATCCTGAATGGTGTGGAGGAGATTGGAGAGGTAAACCAAACTCTGCTTGTCTTAATCCCAAAGGTCTTGGGGGCATCCTTTCTATATCAATTTAGACCGATTAGCTTGTGCAATGCTGTTCTCAAAATTGTGTCTAAAGTACAAGCTAATAGATTGAAGGAAATCTTGCCAGAAATTATTTCAGAGGAACAATCAGCATTCGTACTAGGCAGATTGATTACAGATAATATTTTGACTGCTTATGAGTGCTTGCACTTCATGAAAAAGACGAGAGGTAGGACTTCCCAGTATTGTGCTTTGAAACTTGATATGATAAAAGCATATGACAGGGTCGAGTGGAGCTATTTGAAATCTATCATGTTGAAGTTGGGTTTCAGTGAGCAATGGGTGATGTCTGTAATGAGGATCGTCACATCTGTATCTTTCTCTGTACTTTTTAATGGGGAGCGGACGGAGACGTTTAAGCCCTCCAGGGGAATCCGCCAGGGTGACCCCATGTCACCGTATTTGTTTTTGCTAGCAGCTGAAGGTCTGTCTTGCCTGTTAAGGAGCAGGGGGAATTCGGAAAACTTATCGGGCATCGTAGTGGCGCCCACAGCACCCCCGGTCAATCATCTCTTATTTGCAGACGACAGCTTGCTTTTTGCAAAGGCTAGTACGGCAGGAGCAACAGAGATCAGAGAAGTTCTAGATGTTTATTGTCAGGCATCAGGCCAACGGGTTAATTTGGCAAAGAGCTCAATTCACTTCAGTAAGGGGTGCCCGAATAACATAAGGGAGGCTATGAAAATAACACTTGAGGTACCAACAGAGGCTCTCAATGATCGCTACCTGGGCTTACCATCTGAAGTAGGAAGGAATACAAATGGCACTTTCAAATACTTGAGGGAAAGGGTATGGAACAAGATACAGGGATGGATCGAACAACTCCTGTCAGCAGGGGGGAAAGATGTACTTATAAAATCCGTGGCCCAGGCGATCCCCACATATTCAATGGCTGTTTTTAAATTACCAAGAGGTTTGTGCGAAAAACTAAACAGTATGATCAGGAGCTTCTGGTGGGGCAGCAAGCAGGGCAAACGGAAACCTCACTGGGTGTCATGGGATACTCTCACGATGCCGAAATATATGGGCGGCTTAGGGTTTCGAGATTTTGAGTTGTTCAATTTGGCTTTGTTGGCTCGGCAAGTCTGGAGAATCTTAATTACACCGGAATCATTAAGTGCGAGAATTCTTAAGTCTGTGTACTTCCCGGAAACAGACATTTTGCAAGCCAACCTCGGATCTTCGCCCTCCCAAATCTGGAGGGCACTGGTGGAGGGCCGAGACATTCTCAAGTTGGGCCTCATCAGGAGGATTGGAAACGGGAACTCCACATATGTATGGCGACAGAATTGGATCCCGCGTACAGAACGCTTGACTCCAGTTGCGGCAATTTCGACTTCCCCACCAGAGCTCGTGTCTGAGTTAATGGATGCAACGTCGGGATGGTGGGACAGGACGGAGCTCGCGAGGCACTTCCTTCCCATGGACATTGAAGCAATACTACGCATTCCCATCAGTTCGGTTCAGCAGGAGGATTTTTGGGCATGGCATCATGAGAAAACGGGAGTATTTTCGGTAAGATCATGTTACCGTATGTTGGTTACAACAAAAAAAGTGCGAGAGGATCGGTTAGAAGGTAGGCCAAGTTCAAGCTCGAGCCGCTCAGAGAAGGCTTGGACAACCTTATGGAAAATCAAAGTTCCGTCAAAAATACGTGTGTTTGTGTGGCGGCTAGCCCAGCGATCCATGCCGTCAGGAGCAGTGCTGCACCACCGGAAGATGGCTACTTCAGCAAGGTGTGAACTATGTGGTGCAGAGAACGACACATGGCGACACTCATTACTCGACTGCACCATGGCAAGATGCGTGTGGGCACTCGTCGATGACTCACTTACAGAGCATATGAGCATGACAACATGCCCAGAAGCGAAGGAATGGCTATTTCACATGCTTGAAACGCTACCACATGCAGAATTTACAAAGCTCATCATTACTTTATGGGCAATATGGAGCGCAAGGCGGAAAGCAATCCACGAATCGATCTTCCAGAGCCCAGAGGCAATTCATGGTTTCATCATGAGATATCTAGCAGACCTGGACATCATCGCAGACGCTTCACAGAAGCAAGGTACAACTATGCCACGGTCAGTGCAGGTGCCAAAGTGGATCCCACCAATGGAAGGTTTTGTCAAAATTAATGTAGATGGAGGAATAGCCAAGAACAGTTGCAAGGGTGCGGCGGCCGCTGTGTGCCGAGACGCCCAAGGAGTTTACCTTGGCTCGTCCGCACGCATCATTGACAGTTGTGATGACCCTGGAATGCTTGAAGCAATGGCATGTTTGGAGGCCCTATCCCTTGCAGCAGATCTGAACCTCCGAAGGCTTATTATTGCTTGCGACGCGGAAGCGGTAGTTAAACAGATTAATGGAAGAAGTAAAGCTATCTACAGCCCGATTCTACATGAGATCAATATCCGTTGTCAGGAGTTCGAAGAGGTCCGGATTATCCATGAATGCAGAATGTCCAATATGGAGGCTCACAATTTTGTGAAAAGCGttgtatcactagtagaaaaaggggctatggtccaggccgcctcagcccattagtcccggttcagtcttgaaccgggaccaatgtgggcattggtcccggttcgtgagcccagggggccggccgggccacgtgggccattggtcccggttcgtctggaccttttggtcccggttgatgggacaaaccgggaccaaagggcctccctcctggcccaccaccattggtcccggttggtggcttgaaccgggaccaaaggctcccctttagtcccggttcgtgccacgaaccgggaccaatgaattgcctatatataccccctcgcgcaagagcagagcacagtgctctgttttttctggccgagggggagaggcctttgtggtgctctagctcacctcctatgcacatgaggtgttcgatggaatgcccgagccacactacttaagctttctcctctcgaagctcgacctccaagctccattttcctcgacatttgtctagatttagcggtccgtcacgccccgtccccgtcttcaccgccgtcgctcacccgcgccgatctcatcaccgacaccaccgtggtgagcctcttattcttatcttctttctgaaaggaaaaatattcttacttgtatgtttagatagatacttgtatcattttcttacatttattattgcatcttatatagtgtgatggttttggtatccgcccccgtcggccctcgtcctgtctatgattcggatttggtgtgtatattatctttataactattggttcatttattgtttatgaaaattatgccgaccaacatgacatagattttatttatctaggatgtatgtgaatcggaaatgccaaccgaccttgtcgagaggttaaatttagttgaagaagaaaacaatttgttgaaggaaaaaaataaaaaaattgaggaggagaagatgatattggagttgcatgttgcggatgtcgtcgatgatcacaagatcaagatggatgcaatgtgcttgaagattagaaagattagaaaatatgccattcataccgaggcttggtatcattatgccgttggatcaattgttaccttggttgcgattatgatcgcatttgttttcgcattgaaatgttttacatagtttcaatgtatggtttaattaattagatgctctggagagctatatgttgttagatgagaactatgtatgcactttggttttaatgtgatgatgaacttctattaatttggacacttaattatatataatgcacgcagatgaaccggcaatggatgtacggtgacagacacacccgcgagtacattaagggcgtgcatgagtttctcgatgcggctgaggcaaacaagcagaatggttttatgtgttgtccatgcactgaatgtgggaatacgaggtcttactctaaccggaaaatccttcactcccacctgctttacaagggtttcatgccacactataatgtttggacgaggcacggagaaataggggttatgatggaagacggcgaagaagaagagtacgatgacaactatgtgccccctgaatacggtgatgctgcaacggggggagctggtgaagatcaagaggaaccagacgatgatgtgcccaatgatgctgccacgggtgaagctgctgaagatcaagaggaaccagacgatgtgcccgatgatgatgatctccgccgggtcattgtcgatgc
This window contains:
- the LOC123130129 gene encoding uncharacterized protein is translated as MASLALRPIMPATAAAASPTTTLNRARRGSSTLLRRRQPVTCMAESSGGGNSTVELAAGAAGLASCATVAWSLYTLKATGCGLPPGPGGSLGAAEGVSYLVVAGIVGWSLTTKVRTGSGLPAGPYGLLGAAEGVAYLTVVAIAAVFGLQFFQQGSLPGPLPSEQCFG